A stretch of Myxococcus virescens DNA encodes these proteins:
- a CDS encoding S8 family peptidase, with protein sequence MLALTMALPASAADGLELKPRPLARKGVVELRRNVEIPRVVVKFHEGTRVRLRGEQLVALSETRGARELGQLSQRGLTGSSVAADMATVASLVAADPHARGLGRMFTADEKLLDTRKFATETLSGQEVADLNLYFEVPIRPGTTFQQVRDLVEKLDALPSVETAYAEPAAEPAAVNWPNFLTPMLLKAGPNLQGEQGYLGAAPTGIDAHYAWTVAGGSGANVKVVDVEGGWRTTHEDMPGLFHQGGTQFNDLSWRNHGTAVLGEIVGVANGFGVTGIAHAARAGYEAIGAQSAASAIANAAVAAGAGGVVLIELHRLGPPNSTPCTCNFGQCDYIAMEYWQAEFDAIVQATLNGVVVVEAAGNGSSNLDDAAYNNAFNRDVRDSGAIVVAAGSSQGRAPMCWTNYGSRPDVHGWGENVVTLGYGDRFNGGSENTYYTATFSGTSSASPIITGAAASLQGALQARGRFPLSPLALRDVLSSTGSAQAPDARRIGPRPNLRAALNRLGIF encoded by the coding sequence GTGCTCGCCCTGACAATGGCGCTCCCCGCGAGCGCGGCGGATGGACTCGAGCTCAAGCCACGGCCACTGGCACGCAAGGGCGTGGTGGAGCTGCGGCGCAACGTGGAGATTCCGCGCGTCGTCGTGAAGTTCCACGAAGGCACCCGCGTTCGCCTGCGCGGAGAGCAGCTCGTCGCGTTGTCCGAGACGCGTGGCGCGCGCGAGCTGGGGCAGTTGAGCCAGCGGGGGCTGACGGGCTCGTCCGTGGCGGCGGACATGGCCACCGTGGCCTCGCTCGTCGCCGCCGACCCGCATGCACGCGGGCTGGGCCGGATGTTCACCGCCGACGAGAAGCTGCTCGACACGCGCAAGTTCGCGACGGAGACCCTCAGCGGTCAGGAGGTCGCCGACCTGAACCTCTACTTCGAGGTTCCCATCCGCCCCGGCACCACCTTCCAGCAGGTCAGGGACCTGGTGGAGAAACTCGACGCGCTGCCGAGCGTGGAGACCGCCTACGCGGAGCCCGCAGCGGAGCCCGCAGCGGTCAACTGGCCCAACTTCCTCACGCCGATGCTGCTGAAGGCCGGACCGAATCTCCAGGGTGAGCAGGGCTACCTGGGCGCCGCGCCCACCGGCATCGACGCGCACTACGCGTGGACGGTGGCGGGTGGCAGCGGGGCGAACGTCAAGGTCGTGGACGTGGAGGGCGGCTGGCGGACCACCCACGAGGACATGCCTGGCCTCTTCCACCAGGGGGGCACCCAGTTCAACGACCTGAGCTGGCGCAACCATGGCACCGCCGTGCTGGGTGAAATCGTGGGCGTGGCCAATGGCTTCGGCGTGACGGGTATCGCCCACGCCGCCCGGGCGGGCTACGAGGCCATCGGCGCCCAGAGCGCGGCCAGCGCCATCGCCAATGCCGCCGTCGCCGCGGGCGCTGGTGGCGTCGTCCTCATCGAGCTGCACCGCCTGGGGCCGCCCAACAGCACGCCCTGCACCTGCAACTTCGGTCAGTGCGACTACATCGCCATGGAGTACTGGCAGGCGGAGTTCGACGCCATCGTCCAGGCCACCTTGAATGGCGTCGTGGTCGTCGAGGCCGCGGGCAATGGCAGCTCCAACCTGGATGACGCCGCCTACAACAACGCCTTCAACCGCGACGTGCGCGACTCGGGCGCCATTGTCGTCGCGGCCGGCTCCTCGCAGGGCCGCGCGCCGATGTGCTGGACGAACTACGGAAGCCGCCCCGACGTCCACGGATGGGGCGAGAACGTCGTCACCCTGGGCTACGGCGATCGCTTCAATGGCGGCTCGGAGAACACCTATTACACCGCCACCTTCAGCGGGACCTCCAGCGCCTCGCCCATCATCACCGGCGCCGCCGCTTCCCTCCAGGGCGCGCTCCAGGCCCGCGGCCGGTTCCCGCTGAGCCCGCTGGCCTTGCGTGATGTGCTCTCCAGCACCGGCAGCGCCCAGGCCCCGGATGCCCGCCGCATCGGCCCCCGTCCCAACCTGCGCGCCGCGCTCAACCGCCTGGGCATCTTCTAG
- a CDS encoding Hint domain-containing protein translates to MKKTIFAVISSLTMSSSAFAAWAPNEYRCTFDQLTADQAEGRQRWAKRWQQQNPYNITTWGGLDHNYWHSSYTLEANQAVALGYWLYPVYVDPDNMYTPWKGPGAYGTATASYTGSQIQTSVPYTFKPANIQMDGVCEPGCYTPDQKILLSDGAMGIREALESGRTDLVTLSPEASFSAVELLDNKVEHYTLDRDATKQEILTFRTRSGGALRVTTEHPLVTPDGTLKRARELGVGDSLVDRHGQADEIVSLDTKWEYTRAYNVRPVTTDLTSNIIIAQGYLNGSQRFQSEYVDEMNRMILRSNVPEVLVPAGE, encoded by the coding sequence ATGAAGAAGACCATCTTCGCGGTCATCAGTTCGCTGACGATGTCGTCGTCAGCCTTCGCTGCGTGGGCGCCCAACGAATATCGATGCACGTTCGACCAGCTCACCGCGGATCAGGCCGAGGGCCGCCAGCGCTGGGCGAAGCGCTGGCAGCAGCAGAACCCCTACAACATCACGACGTGGGGAGGCCTGGACCATAACTACTGGCACTCGAGCTACACGCTGGAGGCCAACCAGGCCGTGGCCCTGGGCTATTGGCTGTACCCCGTCTACGTGGACCCAGACAACATGTACACGCCCTGGAAGGGACCGGGCGCGTATGGGACCGCGACGGCGTCGTACACGGGCTCGCAAATCCAGACTTCCGTTCCCTATACCTTCAAGCCCGCGAACATCCAGATGGATGGCGTGTGCGAGCCGGGTTGCTACACGCCGGACCAGAAAATCCTCCTGTCCGACGGCGCCATGGGCATCCGCGAGGCCCTGGAGTCCGGGCGGACGGACCTGGTGACGCTCTCGCCCGAGGCGTCGTTCTCCGCTGTCGAACTCCTGGACAACAAGGTCGAGCACTACACGCTGGACCGTGACGCCACGAAGCAGGAAATCCTCACCTTCCGCACCCGCTCCGGCGGAGCGCTGCGTGTCACCACCGAGCACCCCCTCGTCACGCCGGATGGCACGCTCAAGCGCGCCCGTGAACTCGGGGTGGGTGACAGCCTCGTGGACCGCCATGGCCAGGCGGACGAAATCGTCTCCCTGGACACGAAGTGGGAGTACACCCGCGCCTACAACGTGCGGCCGGTGACGACGGACCTCACGTCCAACATCATCATCGCCCAGGGCTACCTCAATGGCTCGCAGCGCTTCCAGAGCGAGTACGTCGACGAGATGAACCGGATGATTCTGCGCAGCAACGTGCCGGAAGTCCTCGTCCCCGCGGGCGAGTAG